The genomic segment AGGTCATCGCTGGCCCGTTGCAGCGAGTCGGTCGCCTCCTGCAGCGCGTTCACGGTCGCGTCCTGTATAGGGTCGAGCAGGGACGGAATCAACTGGCAGAGGAATCCGTACGCATCCCGCCCGATCACCACCGACGAGGCCGCCGACCGTCCCTGAGCCACCTGCTCGGCGACGTCGTCGACCGTGGACGCGTGCCGCATGATCGCGTCGCCCTGAACCTCGAAGCCCGACTCATCGCCCATCGTCGTCCTCGTTCCGCACCGGGAACCGGCTCTCGAAGCCCGAGACGACGGCCCGCCCCGTCGGAGTGTCCACCCCGACCGTGCGCTCGGCGATCGCCGCGACCTGCTCGGTGAGCCGCGCCTGGGCCTGACGCATCGTCCGCAGGATCTCCTTGGCCAGCCGATCCATGTCGTACCGCCGCGCCTCCGGCTCCAACTCCAGCCCGGTCACACAGCCCGACCCGTCAACCGTTACCCGGACGAGCCGTTCACGGTCGCTGGCCGTTGACTCCAGC from the Paractinoplanes abujensis genome contains:
- a CDS encoding type VII secretion target; its protein translation is MGDESGFEVQGDAIMRHASTVDDVAEQVAQGRSAASSVVIGRDAYGFLCQLIPSLLDPIQDATVNALQEATDSLQRASDDLRATAREYNASDERTAGAFRNGSGP
- a CDS encoding YbaB/EbfC family nucleoid-associated protein; translation: MSDDAEGWVRSWSASVSEQAAATQSMADQVSRLESTASDRERLVRVTVDGSGCVTGLELEPEARRYDMDRLAKEILRTMRQAQARLTEQVAAIAERTVGVDTPTGRAVVSGFESRFPVRNEDDDGR